In Zhaonella formicivorans, one DNA window encodes the following:
- a CDS encoding methyl-accepting chemotaxis protein, giving the protein MPSLAEQRLLKSKLAKNLLKKTKILAGKCEKIIAESNSIEAARDKLRDLFNSNLDRGESLVIVNYDGLALVHVNKLREGMLLNDPAGLKAAQCKSELLQILEQNTGQLMLDAAVPINVNGKRTATLRIGKEITSGKILYHLLFATLLPILVYILLDLCFKDDITSLFLGIVPLFIAALSSIFLYRMFQTVVQDVKIASKTIATGDLTSVIKPKIHNELGNMICEMNKVSLGLKTILQELEQVVAAIGSIGRDQILATQEMSKAINEVSSSIENIAGGSANQAADIEQIKQFASILTSSLNKMAKTSSESVQLALTVEKTAQENTWIVEETIRQMQAIYNSVVSSSRALGALESSSQEIGAIVNTITAIAEQTNLLALNAAIEAARAGEQGRGFAVVAEEVRKLAVQSNIAAKNIMSIISKTQATSSEAANAMRRASEQVESGMQVIETLNSSNLKTMDTIKGITLAIESNNSLAEQIKNNSLHLEKDINNIALIASEAAQTSQSVVAIVQEQNAMSQEIAAGAEHIGKEIEKLLAIISRFKLK; this is encoded by the coding sequence ATGCCATCTTTAGCAGAACAGCGGCTACTTAAGAGCAAATTAGCTAAAAACTTGCTAAAAAAAACGAAAATTTTAGCTGGGAAATGTGAAAAAATAATTGCAGAAAGCAACAGCATCGAAGCAGCCAGGGATAAATTGCGCGATTTGTTTAACTCCAATTTAGACCGTGGCGAGTCGTTAGTAATTGTCAATTATGACGGACTTGCCCTGGTGCACGTCAACAAATTAAGGGAAGGAATGCTATTAAACGATCCGGCGGGATTAAAGGCAGCCCAGTGTAAGAGTGAACTTTTGCAGATTTTAGAACAGAACACAGGTCAGCTTATGCTCGATGCTGCTGTTCCAATAAATGTGAATGGCAAAAGAACCGCCACTTTAAGAATCGGCAAAGAAATTACATCGGGGAAAATTCTTTACCACCTGCTTTTTGCAACCCTGCTGCCCATTTTAGTGTATATCTTGCTTGATTTATGCTTCAAAGATGACATAACCTCCTTATTCTTAGGTATTGTTCCCCTTTTTATTGCCGCTTTAAGTTCAATTTTCCTCTACCGCATGTTCCAAACTGTCGTACAAGATGTTAAAATCGCTTCTAAAACTATTGCCACAGGTGATTTAACTAGCGTAATAAAACCAAAAATCCACAATGAATTGGGTAATATGATCTGTGAAATGAATAAAGTCAGCTTAGGTTTGAAAACAATTTTGCAGGAATTGGAGCAAGTTGTTGCTGCAATTGGCAGCATCGGGCGAGACCAGATTTTAGCAACACAAGAGATGAGTAAAGCGATCAATGAAGTGTCCTCCTCGATAGAAAACATTGCCGGCGGTTCCGCTAACCAAGCTGCAGATATTGAACAAATTAAACAATTCGCGTCCATACTTACAAGTTCATTAAACAAGATGGCAAAAACCAGCAGTGAATCGGTTCAACTAGCTTTAACTGTAGAAAAGACAGCCCAGGAAAATACCTGGATTGTAGAAGAAACCATAAGACAAATGCAAGCAATCTACAATTCAGTAGTTTCCTCCTCACGGGCTTTAGGCGCTTTAGAAAGCAGTTCACAAGAAATTGGTGCAATTGTAAATACCATAACAGCTATTGCGGAACAAACTAATCTTCTGGCATTAAATGCTGCCATAGAGGCAGCACGGGCTGGCGAGCAGGGCCGGGGATTTGCCGTGGTAGCGGAGGAGGTTAGAAAACTGGCAGTACAATCTAACATAGCAGCAAAAAATATCATGTCCATCATTTCTAAAACACAAGCGACCAGCAGTGAAGCGGCAAATGCTATGCGCAGGGCCTCAGAGCAAGTCGAATCCGGCATGCAAGTTATCGAGACTCTTAACAGCTCCAATTTGAAAACCATGGATACTATCAAAGGGATTACTCTGGCCATTGAGTCTAACAACAGTCTAGCTGAACAAATTAAAAATAATTCATTGCATCTGGAAAAAGATATTAATAATATTGCTCTCATTGCCAGTGAAGCTGCACAAACCTCCCAATCGGTAGTAGCCATCGTCCAAGAACAAAATGCTATGAGCCAGGAAATAGCAGCCGGTGCAGAACATATCGGGAAAGAAATTGAAAAATTACTCGCAATTATCTCCCGTTTTAAATTAAAATAG
- a CDS encoding YifB family Mg chelatase-like AAA ATPase, translating into MLAIIKSLAVIGLDASLIQVEVDVSAGLPSFDIVGLPDASVREARERVRTAIKNSGFEFPVKRVTVNLAPADLKKEGPGFDLPIAVGILTATGQLDPEKVEPYFFVGELSLEGTVRRIPGVLPMACALSGAAGETSFLVVPEENGFEAALAGKAKILAVQNLRQLVEMLLGNIALAPVEVELDRFFAEKASEGPDFAEVKGQDGVKRALEVAAAGGHNILLMGSPGSGKTMLARRLTSILPKLTLEEALEISKIYSSSGLLNPTKPLITERPFRAPHHTASSASLIGGGKIPRPGEVSLASGGILFLDELPEYRRDVLEALRQPLEDRVVTVSRVAAAITYPASFMLVAAMNPCPCGYYGDSEKECICTPYQIQRYRGKISGPLLDRIDIQVEVPRLKYKDLENGKTGDSSVRIKSRVEQARQIQRERLAKFGINCNAQMTPKLLKQFCVMSEEARSLLRLAFQQLGLSMRAYDRLLKIARTIADLSGEAIINKSHIAEAIQYRILDRQVN; encoded by the coding sequence ATGCTAGCTATTATCAAATCTTTGGCTGTAATCGGTCTTGATGCCAGTTTAATCCAAGTGGAGGTAGATGTTTCTGCCGGGCTTCCGAGTTTTGATATAGTAGGATTGCCTGATGCCTCAGTACGGGAAGCAAGGGAAAGGGTCAGGACTGCCATCAAGAATTCCGGCTTTGAATTTCCCGTTAAAAGAGTTACTGTCAATTTAGCTCCGGCCGATTTAAAAAAAGAAGGGCCAGGTTTTGATTTACCAATAGCTGTCGGAATTTTAACTGCTACAGGTCAACTGGACCCCGAAAAAGTAGAGCCTTATTTTTTTGTAGGTGAACTGTCTTTGGAAGGCACGGTGCGGCGCATCCCGGGCGTTCTGCCGATGGCTTGTGCACTTTCCGGTGCAGCAGGGGAAACTAGCTTTTTGGTGGTACCGGAGGAAAACGGGTTTGAAGCCGCTTTGGCAGGAAAAGCAAAGATTTTAGCGGTCCAAAATTTACGCCAACTTGTAGAAATGCTTCTGGGAAATATTGCTCTTGCGCCGGTGGAAGTAGAGCTTGACCGATTTTTTGCTGAAAAGGCAAGCGAAGGACCGGATTTTGCTGAAGTAAAGGGACAGGATGGCGTTAAAAGAGCGCTGGAAGTTGCCGCAGCCGGAGGACATAATATTTTGCTTATGGGATCCCCGGGTTCTGGCAAAACGATGTTGGCTAGGAGATTGACCTCAATTTTGCCCAAACTTACTTTGGAAGAGGCTTTAGAAATTAGCAAGATTTACAGCAGCAGCGGGCTGTTAAACCCAACAAAACCGTTGATTACCGAAAGGCCCTTTCGTGCCCCCCACCATACCGCTTCTTCCGCCAGCCTGATTGGCGGAGGCAAAATTCCACGGCCTGGAGAGGTAAGCCTGGCCAGCGGAGGTATTCTTTTTTTAGATGAATTGCCTGAATATCGCCGTGATGTTTTGGAAGCCCTACGCCAACCACTGGAAGACAGGGTTGTTACCGTTTCCCGGGTTGCTGCAGCTATCACTTACCCTGCCAGTTTTATGCTGGTAGCGGCCATGAATCCTTGTCCGTGCGGCTATTATGGAGATTCCGAAAAAGAGTGTATATGCACTCCATACCAAATCCAGCGTTACAGAGGAAAAATTTCGGGGCCTCTTTTAGACCGGATTGATATTCAAGTAGAAGTCCCTAGATTGAAATACAAGGATTTAGAGAATGGCAAAACAGGGGATAGTTCTGTACGGATCAAATCCAGGGTAGAACAAGCACGACAAATCCAAAGAGAGCGCTTAGCAAAATTTGGCATAAATTGCAATGCGCAGATGACACCAAAACTGCTTAAGCAATTTTGTGTGATGTCAGAGGAGGCCCGGTCCCTTTTACGCTTAGCGTTTCAACAGCTCGGCTTGAGTATGCGCGCCTATGACAGGCTTTTAAAGATAGCCCGCACTATTGCTGATTTAAGTGGAGAAGCTATCATAAACAAGAGCCATATAGCCGAAGCAATCCAGTATAGAATTTTAGACCGACAAGTGAATTAA
- a CDS encoding YraN family protein: protein MINTRFIGRLGEQLVADYLQKQGYKILCKNFRCKLGEIDLIAREGKDLVFVEVKSRSNYSYGLPQESVHQKKQLKLRQVAAYFIQKNGCTDSRCRFDVVAVTFSKEPEQVASIEIIKNAF, encoded by the coding sequence TTATCGGTCGGCTTGGCGAACAGCTGGTTGCTGATTATTTACAAAAGCAGGGTTATAAGATTCTGTGCAAGAATTTTCGATGTAAGCTAGGGGAAATTGATTTGATTGCCCGGGAAGGAAAGGACCTGGTCTTTGTAGAGGTTAAGTCCAGAAGCAACTACAGTTACGGCTTGCCGCAGGAGAGTGTGCATCAAAAGAAGCAGTTAAAGTTGCGTCAGGTGGCAGCATACTTTATACAGAAAAACGGATGTACGGATAGCAGGTGCCGTTTTGATGTAGTAGCTGTAACGTTTTCCAAAGAGCCAGAACAGGTAGCAAGTATAGAAATAATTAAAAATGCTTTCTAA
- a CDS encoding small, acid-soluble spore protein, alpha/beta type, giving the protein MSAKNCGRVGGTMVKRLITMAEKQLVSSVNQ; this is encoded by the coding sequence ATATCTGCAAAAAACTGCGGAAGAGTAGGAGGGACTATGGTAAAAAGGCTAATCACCATGGCTGAAAAGCAACTGGTGAGTAGTGTAAATCAATAG
- the topA gene encoding type I DNA topoisomerase, whose protein sequence is MSEILVIVESPAKAKTIGRFLGKKYTVKYSMGHVRDLPKSQLGVDIEEGFLPRYITIRGKGELLKELKAAAKRSSMVLLATDPDREGEAIAWHLQQVLGIEQLEKCRIEFNEITKNAIQQAVQNPRTIDFDRVNAQQARRILDRLVGYGLSPLLWKKVRKGLSAGRVQSVAVRLICDREKEINQFIPEEYWSLTALLKSKPAGKIEAKLIKKANEPIKISSQAEMDQVLSEIQGQEYRVVEIKKKEKKRNPAAPFTTSSLQQEAYRKLNFTARKTMMIAQQLYEGIDLGKKEGTVGLITYLRTDSTRIAAVAQEEARSYILDKFGKEYVPSIPREYTSKKQAQNAHEAIRPTSTLRTPESLSDVLSKDQYKLYKLIWERFVASQMSSAILDTTTVDIAAADYLFRANGAIIKFPGFMQVYTESREGDSEEDAGILPDLQEGTILILQKLEPKQHFTQPPPRYSEATLVKTLEELGIGRPSTYAPTIETILQRGYVVREQKQFAPTELGMVVVELLKEYFPDIIDVEFTANMESNLDEVEEGAMDWQVVVDTFYRPFAKELEQAEKEIGSIEIADQVSEEICESCGRNMVIKMGRYGKFLACPGFPECRNTKPLLEEIGVPCPKCEGKIVLRRTKKGRKFFGCSNYPECDYVSWDKPTTELCPECHSTLVLKNIKKGSRLVCPKEGCHFEKEVKQ, encoded by the coding sequence GTGTCTGAGATATTAGTGATTGTGGAATCGCCTGCGAAAGCAAAAACAATAGGACGTTTTTTGGGCAAAAAATATACAGTGAAGTACTCTATGGGTCATGTCAGGGATTTACCTAAAAGCCAACTTGGCGTAGATATTGAAGAGGGATTTCTGCCTAGATATATAACCATCAGGGGTAAGGGGGAACTGCTCAAAGAATTGAAGGCTGCTGCCAAGAGAAGCAGTATGGTGTTGCTCGCTACTGACCCCGACCGGGAAGGTGAAGCAATTGCTTGGCACCTACAACAGGTTTTGGGTATAGAACAACTGGAAAAGTGCAGGATAGAATTTAACGAGATTACCAAAAATGCTATCCAACAAGCAGTACAAAACCCGAGAACCATTGACTTTGATCGTGTTAACGCTCAGCAAGCCAGGAGAATTTTAGACCGTTTAGTTGGGTACGGGCTCAGCCCGCTGCTGTGGAAAAAAGTTCGGAAGGGGCTTAGCGCAGGTAGGGTTCAATCAGTTGCGGTCAGGTTGATTTGTGACAGGGAAAAAGAAATAAACCAATTTATTCCTGAGGAATACTGGAGTCTTACCGCACTGTTAAAAAGCAAACCGGCAGGAAAAATAGAAGCCAAGTTAATAAAAAAAGCAAACGAACCAATTAAAATTTCTTCTCAGGCGGAAATGGACCAGGTACTGTCTGAAATACAAGGTCAGGAGTATAGGGTAGTTGAGATTAAAAAGAAAGAAAAGAAGCGTAATCCGGCTGCGCCATTTACCACCAGTAGCCTGCAGCAAGAGGCTTATCGTAAGCTGAATTTTACCGCGCGCAAAACAATGATGATTGCTCAGCAGCTATATGAAGGAATAGACTTGGGCAAAAAGGAAGGTACAGTGGGTTTAATAACTTATCTTAGGACTGATTCTACAAGAATTGCTGCGGTTGCCCAAGAAGAGGCAAGGAGCTACATTCTGGATAAGTTCGGTAAGGAATATGTTCCTTCCATACCTAGGGAATATACCAGCAAAAAACAGGCTCAGAACGCCCACGAAGCAATAAGGCCTACTTCTACTTTAAGAACCCCGGAGTCATTATCCGATGTGTTGAGCAAAGATCAGTATAAACTTTATAAACTGATCTGGGAAAGATTTGTGGCTAGCCAGATGAGTTCCGCAATTTTAGACACTACCACTGTAGATATTGCTGCAGCAGACTATTTGTTTCGCGCCAATGGCGCTATAATTAAATTCCCAGGGTTTATGCAGGTTTATACGGAAAGCAGGGAAGGTGATTCGGAAGAGGATGCGGGTATCCTACCTGATTTGCAAGAGGGGACAATACTCATTTTGCAAAAGCTTGAACCAAAACAGCATTTTACCCAGCCACCTCCCCGCTATTCTGAGGCTACGCTGGTAAAAACCTTGGAAGAGTTGGGAATAGGTAGGCCTAGCACTTATGCTCCCACTATTGAAACAATATTGCAGCGGGGGTACGTTGTACGTGAACAAAAACAATTTGCTCCCACAGAATTGGGCATGGTTGTAGTGGAACTATTGAAGGAGTATTTTCCTGATATTATCGATGTTGAGTTTACTGCCAATATGGAAAGCAATCTGGATGAAGTGGAAGAAGGCGCCATGGACTGGCAGGTGGTGGTGGACACTTTTTACCGGCCATTTGCCAAAGAATTGGAGCAAGCTGAAAAAGAAATAGGTTCTATTGAAATAGCTGATCAAGTTTCCGAGGAAATCTGCGAAAGCTGCGGCAGAAACATGGTAATTAAAATGGGGCGCTATGGAAAATTCCTGGCTTGTCCGGGTTTTCCCGAATGTCGTAATACCAAACCTTTGTTGGAAGAAATAGGAGTACCTTGCCCCAAGTGCGAAGGTAAAATAGTATTGCGCAGAACAAAAAAGGGCAGGAAATTTTTCGGTTGCAGCAATTACCCGGAATGTGACTATGTGTCCTGGGATAAACCTACTACGGAACTTTGCCCGGAATGTCATAGTACACTGGTGCTTAAAAATATTAAAAAAGGCAGCCGGTTAGTTTGTCCCAAAGAAGGATGTCACTTTGAAAAAGAAGTAAAGCAATAG
- the dprA gene encoding DNA-processing protein DprA: MQKNAYWNALNSVPGIGPQTIQKLIEFFGNPENVWHAEPSLLESVLGSRRNVFENFLSFRAKFNVEAEWEKILKKDIKIVTFNDKIYPVNLRYIYGAPQVLYYKGSLENAIQNAIAIVGSRKATAYGQKMAEKIAYDLGKQGFCVVSGMARGIDSFAHWGVLRAAGSTIAVLGNGLDIVYPPENKRLMEEIIAHGAVISEFPLGTKPEAQNFPRRNRLISGLTLGVVVVEAAEKSGSLITADYALEQGRDVFAVPGPVFSRFSKGTNYLIKQGAKLVEDVNDILEEYGYAPVPERKTTRQELSAVEAKIVELLSWEPVSFEEIMAKLLVPPENLLSTLTVLEIRGIIKQLPGQRYIIA; encoded by the coding sequence ATGCAAAAAAATGCTTATTGGAATGCTCTGAATTCTGTACCGGGAATCGGGCCGCAAACTATTCAAAAGCTTATTGAGTTTTTCGGAAACCCGGAAAATGTTTGGCATGCTGAGCCAAGTTTGCTAGAATCAGTACTAGGGTCTCGCAGGAATGTGTTCGAAAACTTTTTATCTTTTCGTGCCAAGTTTAATGTGGAAGCAGAATGGGAAAAAATTTTAAAAAAGGATATCAAGATCGTCACATTCAATGATAAAATTTACCCCGTAAATTTGCGTTATATTTACGGGGCGCCTCAAGTATTGTATTATAAAGGAAGTTTGGAAAATGCTATTCAAAATGCCATAGCTATTGTGGGATCGAGGAAAGCAACTGCTTATGGACAAAAAATGGCTGAAAAAATTGCCTATGATCTGGGAAAACAAGGCTTTTGTGTAGTAAGTGGCATGGCCAGAGGAATTGATAGTTTTGCCCACTGGGGGGTACTCCGTGCTGCTGGTAGCACGATAGCGGTTTTAGGGAATGGTTTGGATATAGTCTATCCCCCGGAGAATAAAAGGCTGATGGAGGAAATAATTGCTCACGGAGCGGTAATTTCAGAATTTCCCTTGGGAACAAAACCTGAGGCGCAAAATTTCCCCAGACGAAACCGGTTAATCAGCGGTTTAACTTTAGGTGTAGTTGTGGTGGAAGCTGCAGAAAAAAGCGGTTCGCTGATTACCGCCGATTACGCTTTGGAGCAGGGGCGGGACGTTTTTGCCGTTCCAGGTCCTGTCTTCAGCCGTTTTAGCAAAGGGACCAATTACCTTATTAAGCAGGGAGCTAAATTGGTAGAGGATGTAAATGATATCCTGGAGGAGTATGGTTATGCTCCCGTTCCGGAAAGAAAAACTACCCGGCAAGAGTTGTCAGCTGTGGAAGCTAAAATAGTGGAACTATTATCTTGGGAACCGGTTAGCTTTGAAGAAATAATGGCAAAACTGCTTGTCCCACCGGAGAATTTGCTGAGCACTCTCACTGTTCTGGAAATCAGGGGCATAATTAAACAACTGCCAGGACAAAGATATATTATCGCCTAG